CATGAAGGCGCGGTTTCTGGAAAAAAAGACGGAGTTGAAGCAGATCACCCTGCCCTACCTCAAGGAGGGCCAGTGGATCCAGCCGGAAGGCAAATGACCGCCGGCCCGGCGGCTACCCGGGAGGCGCCGTTTTTTTCCGGGCCAGCAGCGCCACAGGCCCCAGGGCCAGAATGTTGATCAGAATCAGGGCGTGCGAGGTCAGGGCGAAATTCAGGCCCTCGGCCGGTGGAATCCCCAACAGCGCAAGGCCCGCAACCCAACCGCCCTCGTGATTGCCCGCCTGGGCGATGCCCTGGACCGGCAGGATCTGAAGCGGCAACTGGATCGAAATCAGAAACCAGGCCTCGCCGATCTTCAGATCCAACCCGACGGCCCGCGTGGCGCAGAACAAAAACCCGCCGATGGTCAGCCAGACGGCCAGGCTCTGCAGGATCAGCCGGCGGTTGAACTCCGCCTGGGCGGCCGCGTCGGCCATACGGCCCAGCCAGCCTGTGGTGAAACGGCTGCCCAAGTGGCCCATGCCTTTCAGAATCCAGGGCGCCCCGGCCATGGGCAACGCCAGCGCCAGCCAGCCGCATCGGAAATAAAAGGGGATGGCGGCCGGCAGAACTAGCGCCGCCGCCGCCATCCAGAACCCCATGGCCGCGACGTCCAGCAGGCGCGCCTTGATCAGTATACGAGTCCCCACCGTCAGGGGGGTGGCGTTGGCGGATTTCAAGAGCACCGGCAAGGTCAAGTCTCCGGCCCTGAAAGGGAAAAGAAACGATGCCATGCCGTGCAGGCAGGCCGTTCGGACAGCCTGGGGCCAGAAGCGCAGGGGTTCGGGGGAAAGCGTGGTCAGGCGCAGGGCCCGCAGGCAGTAGTTGGCGGCGAAAAAAAGGGCCCCTGCCAGAACCCACCCCGGTCGCACCCTCACAAAGGCCTGGAGCAGTTCGGGGCCTTTGTAAACGGCCAAGGCTGCAACGGCTGCGGCCAAAAGCAGCGACAGGGCGAACTGGATGGGGTGGCTTAGCAGGGGCTTTTTCATCGGGAAAAAAGCTCACCCCGCCTGATGAAATTTGCCGAGATAAAGCAGCCAGGGAAAGGTCGCGGCGGCAA
This sequence is a window from Desulfobacteraceae bacterium. Protein-coding genes within it:
- a CDS encoding flippase-like domain-containing protein, coding for MKKPLLSHPIQFALSLLLAAAVAALAVYKGPELLQAFVRVRPGWVLAGALFFAANYCLRALRLTTLSPEPLRFWPQAVRTACLHGMASFLFPFRAGDLTLPVLLKSANATPLTVGTRILIKARLLDVAAMGFWMAAAALVLPAAIPFYFRCGWLALALPMAGAPWILKGMGHLGSRFTTGWLGRMADAAAQAEFNRRLILQSLAVWLTIGGFLFCATRAVGLDLKIGEAWFLISIQLPLQILPVQGIAQAGNHEGGWVAGLALLGIPPAEGLNFALTSHALILINILALGPVALLARKKTAPPG